In one Salipiger abyssi genomic region, the following are encoded:
- a CDS encoding prephenate/arogenate dehydrogenase family protein — MSYNRVALIGLGLIASSIFWAMKRAGMEAHVTGYARSADTRDTARRIGLCDTICDSAEEAVKDADLVILAVPVGAMGRVAEAIAPHLKPGCTVTDVGSVKKAVIEAVGPHIPEGVDFVPAHPMAGTEHSGPEAGFAQLYDNRWCLIVPNGAREEATERLEAFWRALGANTERMEVEHHDLVCAVVSHVPHLIAYTMVGVADDLRRVSDQEVIKFSAAGFRDFTRIAASDPTMWRDVFLTNKEAALEILGRFTEELFALQRAIRTGDGDTLFDYFTHTREIRRGILQAGQDTDAPDFGRIKTAE, encoded by the coding sequence ATGAGCTACAACCGTGTTGCGCTGATCGGGCTGGGGCTCATCGCCTCGTCGATCTTCTGGGCGATGAAACGCGCGGGCATGGAGGCGCATGTCACCGGCTATGCCCGCAGCGCCGACACCCGCGACACCGCCCGCCGCATCGGGCTTTGCGACACCATCTGCGACAGCGCCGAAGAGGCGGTGAAGGATGCCGATCTGGTGATCCTGGCGGTGCCGGTGGGCGCCATGGGCCGCGTCGCCGAGGCCATCGCGCCGCATCTCAAACCGGGCTGCACCGTGACCGATGTGGGCTCGGTGAAGAAGGCGGTGATCGAGGCGGTCGGGCCGCATATCCCGGAGGGTGTCGATTTTGTGCCCGCCCACCCCATGGCCGGCACCGAGCATTCCGGCCCCGAGGCGGGCTTTGCGCAGCTTTACGACAACCGCTGGTGCCTGATCGTGCCCAATGGCGCGCGCGAAGAGGCGACCGAGCGGCTGGAAGCGTTCTGGCGGGCGCTGGGCGCCAATACCGAACGCATGGAGGTCGAACATCACGATCTGGTCTGTGCGGTTGTGAGCCACGTGCCGCACCTCATCGCCTATACGATGGTGGGCGTGGCGGACGATCTGCGCCGCGTCTCCGATCAGGAGGTGATCAAGTTCTCCGCCGCGGGCTTCCGGGATTTCACCCGCATCGCCGCCTCCGACCCGACCATGTGGCGCGACGTCTTCCTGACCAACAAGGAGGCCGCGCTGGAGATCCTCGGGCGCTTTACCGAAGAGCTGTTCGCGCTTCAGCGGGCGATCCGCACCGGCGATGGCGACACGCTCTTCGATTATTTCACGCATACACGGGAAATCCGCCGTGGTATCCTCCAGGCGGGGCAGGATACCGATGCCCCGGATTTCGGACGGATCAAGACGGCGGAGTGA